AAAAATCGTTCCGTCGTTTGCTTCTTCGAACCTTCCTTTGCGCTGGGAATCAGCGCCGGTGAACGCCCCTTTTTCATGGCCAAAAAGTTCACTTTCAACAATATTTTCTGGCAGTGCTGCACAATTAAATTTTACAAAAGGGCCGTTTGCACAGATACTGTTATAATGAATTGCATTTGCAACAAGCTCTTTTCCCACACCGCTTTCTCCTAAAATGAGTACGGTCATTTTTGTTTTAGCGATCTTTTCTATCATCGAATAAACTTCCCGCATAGGCGGTGAATTTCCGATAATATTTGAAGGGTGAAATTTTTTTTTAAGTGCTTCCTGCAACCGCTGATTTTCCTTTTCCCAATAATCTTTTTCTTCAGTTTCAAGAAGATATAAATCTACAGCCTGGGCTATAACGGTCGCAATAAAAAGTAAAAGTTCCACATCCTGCTGCAGTAGCGTGTTGTTTGTATATTCCTTTTCTATACTTAACGTACCGAGCACTTTTTTTTCTCTAAGTATTGGAATACATATAAATGAATAATCCAGCTCTTCATTTTCTCGACAGTGTGTTCTTCCTAAAAAATTTGGCTCTTCTCTTATTTTAGGAACAATAATTGGCTGTTCTGTTTCGACAACTTTTCCGGTAATGCCTTCACCAATATTATATACCCCCCTTGCTTTTTCTTCTTCTGTAAGACCTAAGCTTTCATGTACAAAGATTGTCCCGGTTTTCTGGTGATATAATGTCAAGATCCCACATTCTACATTAAAATGGCCTTTCATTATTTTTAAAAGGAGCGAGGTTGTTTTTTGGAGGTTGTCACAATTGGTGATGGTCTTTCCCATCTCAAAAAGCATGGGTAAAAGTTCTGCTCTGCACATGGAATACTGGCCGTTTAGATGTTCGTGAAAAACTTCTCTATCGTTCATTTTCGCTTTCGCTGCAATCATTGTGCACTACCTCCTTTAAAAAATCTAAAAATAGCGTTGTCGAATTTATATTTTTTTGATTGGCCATTTTCCTGTGCAAATTCTGAATGAATTGATCGGCCTGGTTGTCATCAATTGTATGACTATATGTTTGTGCAATTGTTCTCAGTGCTGATTTTCCGGAGTGTTTTCCCACAATAAAGTACTGTTTTCCGCCAACGTTTTCCGGCGGGAAAAACTGATAATTCTGACTTGCTTTTATCAGACCATCAACATGGATGCCAGATTCATGCGTGAATACATCCCGGCCAAAAAGAGGTTTGTAAGGGCTGATAGGGCGGGAAGAAAATTGAGAAAGCTTTTCACAAATACTTTTTAATTTAATCAGGTTAAATTTTTCAAAGCGGTTTTCTAGAAAATGCATCATACCGACAAATTCTTCAAGGGCAGTATTTCCGGCTCTTTCTCCATAACCCAGCAAGGAACAGGATATTACGTCTGCGCCATGTTTCCATGCGGCAAGTGAGTTTGCGGTGGCAAGTCCAAAATCATTGTGGGCATGGAAATCTATAGGGATTGAAATTTTTGAGGTGATTTTTGAAATAATTTTGGCTGTTTTTTCAGGGGTTAAAATGCCAAGGGTATCCGCATACCTGATACGTGTAACGCCTAAGGCTTCTGCATGCTGAAATATGGAAATCAAAAAATCAACATCTGATCTGGAAGAGTCCTCTGCCCCAAGTGATACGGTACACCCTTCTTTTAATGCGATTGTTATTATTTTATCCATCTGATGCAAAATCCAGGATTCGTCTTTTTTTATTTTACTATTCAGATGGATAGCGCTTGTTGGAACAGAAAAGTGCAGATTCTCTATGTCAGCGTTAAGGCTTGCATACAGGTCGCTTTCTATTAGCCTGTTCCAGGCTAAAATTTTTGCGGTCAGATTTTGTTTTTTTAGAGATTCAAAAACAGTCTGTTCTTCAATTCCCATACTTGGCGTCCCCACTTCAATAATATCAACGCCTAATGAGTCAAGATTAAGCGCCAATTCAATTTTTTCATCATGGGTGAAATAAAGTCCAGGACTCTGCTCACCATCTCTAAGGGTGGTATCAAGAAGTAGGGGATTACAACGCAAATTGTAATTACTTTTATCTGTGTAAATCATAGGTAGTACCTCAGTATAAGTAATTGCTCCTTCCTGTATTAAAAAAGGAAGGAGTACGTAATAAGAAGAATTTCCTGCCCTGCACTAAAACGTAGCATATACCAGACCAATGACATGTTGAAACGACATAATAAATAGTCAGAAGATGATGCTATTAAATGATTATAGGGCATTAGTTAAGTCTAATAGCTTGAAAAAATAAGATAATTCATTGTGACAACACAAGATGTAAAATATTGTAAAAGGCGTCCAGAAAAAAGCCAGACGTCAATTGCGTCTAATTTAAAGGCGGGTTGTGTTTTAATTATGCCGCATACCCCAACAAAATTGTAAATAATTTAATATATGCTGAAAATTCCGTTAATAATTAAATAATAATCCGCCAAACATTTTCGTTTCACGGCGCTGCCATGGGCCTAAATATATTATCAACCAAAAGATAATCATCAATAAATATAATGTATTACCTCTGTATTTAATTAAATAGGACTATGGGACAATGAATAATATGGCACAATTGTTCGTTTCCGAACTTCTCCGTAATCTATATGTTCTAAAACGTACATTTATGCATGATTGAAAAATAAATCACAATATTTTGCATTGTGCCTTTTTTCATGAAATATGACATCGATGTACTAATCATATTTGTTGTGTACAAATAGTGACCAGAATTCTCTTCTTTTTCCTGTTAAAGGCGTTTGAACGGAAAATAATATCAGATAATGCAGGGTTTAAAACAATTGGCCCGATACATGCATTATGCAAATTTCATACAAATTATTTATGGTTCATTAAAGCCATTTATGATTGATTTCGAATAAACCAACGCAGGACACAGGAGGTCTTCATGACACGTAAAGTCGCATTTTATGGCAAAGGTGGTATCGGTAAATCTACTACACAGCAGAATACCGCTGCAGCAATGGCATATTTTTATGATAGTAAAATTTTTATTCATGGGTGTGATCCCAAGGCTGATTCAAATCGCCTGATTTTGGGCGGCATGCATCAGAAAACATTAATGGATACACTTCGCGATGAAGGTGAAGACAAAGTCACTGTTGAGAATGTGGTGCAGACCGGTTATGGAAACATTCGTTGTGTTGAATCCGGCGGACCGGAACCGGGTGTGGGGTGTGCCGGTCGTGGGGTTATTACTGCAATTAACCTTATGGAAGAAGTCGGCGCATATACACCTGATCTTGATTTTGTTTTCTTCGATGTCCTCGGTGATGTTGTCTGTGGCGGTTTTGCCATGCCTATAAGGGACGGCAAAGCTGAAGAGGTTTATATCGTTGCTTCCGGCGAAATGATGGCTGTCTATGCTGCAAACAATATCTGTAAAGGGCTTCTTAAATATGCAGAACAAAGTGGTGTGCGGTTAGGCGGCATTATCTGCAACAGCAGAAAAGTAGATAATGAACTTGAGCTTATGAACGAGTTCACTGAAGCGCTCGGTACGCAGCTTATCCATTTTGTACCGCGGGATAATATCGTACAGAAGGCCGAGTTTAATAAAAAGACGGTTATTGAATATGATGACTCCTGCAATCAGGCCACTGAATATAAAGAGCTTGCCCGCAAGATCATTGAAAATGAGAATCTTATTATTCCAACGCCTTTGGCTATGGATGAATTAGAGCATATGGTCGCTAAATACGGATTAATGAGCTGATTCAAATAATTAAAGGAGCCATATTATGCCATTGATTAAGTTTGAGTGCGATGCCTCAATTCCGGAAAGGGAAAAGCATTGTTATATAAAAAAGCCGGGTGAAGATACAACTCAGTATCTTCCTTTATCAAATATTGCAACGATACCGGGATCGTTATCCGAACGGGGATGCAGTTATTGTGGCGCCAAGTTAGTAATCGGCGGCGTGGTTAAAGATGCCATACAGATGATACATGGCCCTGTTGGGTGTGCTTATGACACATGGCACACCAAGCGGTACCCAAGTGACAATGATAATTTTCAGCTCAAATATGTGTGGTCCACGGGGTTGAAAGAAAAGGACGTTATTTTTGGTGCGGAAAAGATCTTGAGAAAGAGCATCAATGAAGCATTCGATGAGATGCCGGATGTGAAACGAATGTTTCTATATACAACGTGCACCACAGCCTTGATTGGCGATGACCCTAAAGCCGTTGCAGCGGAGGTGATGGCTGCCCGGCCTGATGTTGATATTTTTGTTGTCGAATGCCCCGGGTTTGCAGGGGTAAGCCAGTCAAAAGGCCATCATGTATTAAATATAGGCTGGATGAAAGATAAGGTCGGAACGTATGAACCCAAAATCACCAGCGAATATACGTTAAATTTTATAGGTGACTATAATATACAAAATGACACATTGCTTTTAACTGAATACCTGGAAAAAATGGGAATTCAGGTCATTGCCCATTTTACCGGCAATACCAATTATGATGATTTATGCGGCATGCACCGCGCAAAACTCAATGTCGTAAACTGTGCGCGCTCAGCGGGCTACATCGCCAACGAACTCAAAAAGAAATACGGAATCCCGAGACTTGACATTGACGCATGGGGGTTTGACTACACAGCTGAGGGATTAAGAAAGATCGGTGCGTTCTTCGGATTGGAAAAAGAAGCCGAAGAAATAATCGCGGAGGAATCTGCCAAGTGGCGGCCTAAGCTCGACTGGTACAAGGAAAAGTTAACCGGTAAAAAAATGTGTATCTGGACAGGGGGGCCGCGTCTGTGGCATTGGACGCGGGCAGTTGAAGATGATCTTGGTATCGAGGTGGTTGCCATGTCCAGCAAGTTCGGCCACCAGGAGGACTTTGAAAAAGTTATCGCACGCGGCAGAGTCGGGACAGTTTACATTGATGATGCCAACGAGCTGGAATTTTTTGAGGTCATCGACATGGTGAAGCCCGATATAATTTTTACAGGGCCCCGGGTTGGTGATTTAGTTAAAAAACTTCACATACCGTATATCAACGGCCATGCATATCATAACGGTCCTTATATGGGATTTGAGGGCTTTGTAAACATGGCACGGGATATCTACAATGCGACGACTTCGCCAATATGGGAACTGGCCGGACAGGACATTCGGGATCTTTCGTATGGTAACAATGCGACTGAAGATATTGTTGAATTGCCGTCAGCGGAGGCTTCATGATGAAAGACAAAATTGAAGAGGTTGTTAATTATATTCAGGAAAGATGTCTTTGGCAGTTTGTTTCCCGCAGTTGGGACAGAGAAGAAAACATTCAGGGCATCATGGAGATGGCAGTCAGCTTGTTTAATGATGAAAAAGTAGTACTGGAAACAGATTACGACCGATGCTGGTTTGCCGATGCCAAGATTTTTATTTCGGATGTTAAAAGGCTCTTTTCATGGTCAAAGGACTTAACAAAAGAAGAGTCAAAAGCGCTTTTTACCGGCGTAAAGGACAGAATGCTCGAGATAACAGTCGAAAAATCACGAAATGAAGAATTAAATGTTCCCTATTATTAATTCAGCCATGGGCTGACCTGGTCTATCAACGGCCAGGCTCAACCCACAACAAACCATGAAAGTAATTAGTAACTTATTGCTACTTTCATATAAAGGAGTTCTTATGGGATGTTCAGTGGAAGAAAGAAAACGAACTGGTATAATTAATCCCGTTTTTACATGCCAGCCCGCAGGGGCGCAATATGTCGGTATTGGTATAAAAGACTGCATTTCTCTGGTTCATGGCGGGCAGGGGTGCTGTATGTTTGTCCGCTTGCTGTTTGCTCAGCACTTTAAAGAAAATTTTGATATCGGATCGTCGTCAGTGCATGAAGATGCGGCCGTTTTTGGGGCAATAAAAAGGGTAGAAGAGGGAGTTGATGCCCTCATTAAACGATATCCGCATGTGAGGGTTATTCCTATCATCTCGACATGTTCAACGGAGATCATAGGCGATGACATTGACGGACTGGTCACCAAACTGAAGAGAACATATCCGGATAGTAACGTCCATTTTATTCCTGTACATGCACCCAGCTTTGTCGGAAGCCAGATCAGCGGGTATGATGTTGCGACAAAAGCTGTTTTCCAACACATAGCCGAAAAAGGTGAAGCCGGCGACAAAATTAATGTGATTACCGGCTGGTTTAATCCGGGGGATTTGAAAGAAATAAAACATTATTTTAAAGAGATGGCGGTCGACGCAACATTCTTTTTTGATATTGAGACATTTGATTCGCCTATGATGCCTGATAAGTCATCCTTCAGTCACGGCAACACCACTGTAGAGGACATCAAGGACAGTGCCAATGCCAAAGCGACCATAACAATGGCACGATATGAGGGTATGCGCACAGGACAATTTTTGGAAGACAAGTTTGACGTTCCACACAGCCCTGTGCCCATGCCCATCGGAATCAAAAACACGGATTGTCTGCTCGGTGAAATCTCAAAATTATCCGGACAGCCGATACCGCAATCGCTGGTTGAAGAAAGAGGTCGTGCGCTTGATGCTTTGGCCGATTTGGCCCATATGTTTTTCGCAAATAAGAAAGTTGCCATCTACGGCAGTGCGGATATGGTGCTGGGGTTGGCTCAATTTTGTATTGAAGTTGAGTTGCAGCCGGTATTTCTAATGATCGGTGATGAAAACTCAAAATACGGGAATGATCCGCGGATTGCTGAACTTCAGAACATGTCTCTGGATTATAATATTGAAATTATCACCAACTCAGACCTCTGGGAGTTGGAGAAAAGGCTAAAAAATAATAGTCTCGACCTTGATCTGATCATGGGGCACTCAAAAGGAAGATGGGTTGCCATTGACAATAATATTCCGATGGTGCGGGTGGGTTTTCCGACATTTGACAGAGCCGGGCTGTACCGTCATCCCATTGTAGGATATGCGGGAGCCGTATTTTTAGGTGAGACGATAGCAAACACAATATTTACGGATATGGAATACAAAAAGGACCGGGAGTGGTTGCTGAACGTCTGGTAAAACGTTTCGCAGCAATAAAACAGTTTCGCAATATCTATCTATTGCGAAACTGGAATCCCCTCAATCTGGAGACTATTTATGAATAATACAGACGAAAAAACGGATATAAAAATTTCCGATCGTATTGTTTTTCTGGGGAAATTATCAGAGTTGTACGATTTATCAAAAAAAGGGGAAATTGCAACCAAACTGCAAGGCAGCCATACCCGTGCGTGTAAATTCTGGACTGCGATGAAAATACTGAGCGGTGTTAAAAATTCAATCGTTATTACGCATGGTCCATCCGGGTGTGCTTATGGCGTAAAACAGGCGTATAAACTGACAAACTGCAGGAACAGCGGCTCTCTTTATGAACCGGTGTTAAGCACTGGAATGGACCAGGCTAAGGTCATTTACGGCGGGGAAAAGGAATTAAAAACAGCGTTATTTGAAGTTGAGGCAAAATATTCCCCGGATGTGATTTTTGTGGCGACGAGCTGTGCCGCAGGAATTATCGGTGACAACGTTGATGATATCATCGAAAAAATGCGGTCGAAGATTAACGCTGAAATCTTGCCTATCCATTGCGAGGGCTTTGCCGGCGAGTACAGAAGCGGATTTGATCTGGTATTTCGTGAGTTGGTAAAATTTATGGACCCGCCGGACAGTGACATGAAAGAAGAACTGTCCAGATCGGTAAACATTGTTGGTTCTAAAATGGGACCGGAAAGAACAGAAATTGATACGGATGTCAAGGAACTCATTAGACTGTTAACCGACATGGGGGCACAGATTAATGCCGTTATCGCGGGCAACTGTTCTCTGGAAGAACTGAAACGAGCCCCAAGTGTTGCCGTCAACTGCACACTTTGTCTTGATATCGGGTATGCCATTGGCATGGCAATGCTTGACGAATTTGGCACACCGCTTAATTCAACAATTCTTCCTTATGGCATTGCGGCAACAGTCAAGTGGCTTGAGGGATGTTCCAAAGCACTTGAACTCGAAGAAGAGTGCCGGCACCTGATCGATAGGGAATATGCTGCGATAAAAGATGATTTTCAACATTTAAAAAAATATCTGGAAGGCAAGACGGCCATCATAGAAGGTCACGATGCAATAAAATCCCTGGCCATTGCCCATATGCTGGAAATGGATCTTGGGATGCAGGCAGTCATTTACAATTTTCACCCATGGAGCACCGAGGCCAGGGAAACCAGTATTGATTATCTTCTTGAAACAGGTTTTGATCCGCAGATACTTATTACCAAAGGTACGCTTTCCTTTGGTAAATATGAGTCAATGCAGCAGACTGAAGAAGAGTTACTTTCATTTATAGGTAATCTTGATAAGAATAGCACCGTTTATTTTGGTTCCTCTCTGAGTTTTCCTTGTATTCCTGTTGTTGATCTCAATGCCATATTAAACCGGCCGCGATTTGGTTTTCGTGGGGCGTTAAAGGTTGCCCAATGCATCAAGACCGCCCTGGAATATTCCTTTCGCCCGCGAAGTGAACTTATGAAAGAAATTGTTTTTCCAAAAAAAGGAGGCTTGGGAAGCGCCCAGTCGCTCACACCGAAACTTTCATCGGAAGTTCCGGATTGCACAATGTATGCTAGAGGAGGAAAGCGAGGCCGATTATGCTGCATGAATTAAAATTTCAGAACTGTGAAAATTCAAAGGATCCTTTGACCTCCTGCGCACTGGAGGGTGTTGCCCTTGTCCTGGCAGGGATAAACGATGTTGGTGTTGTCATACACTCCCCCCAGGGATGTTCGGCAACCGTGGCAAATGCATATGATATGCATGAAATAGATTTTACGATGAGAAAGGTCGGGTGCAGCAGGCTTTTTGAATCGGATATTATTATGGGGGCCTCTGAAAAGCTTAAAAAATTAATTATTGAAGCAGATGCAGCCTATAGCACAGAGGTTCTTTTTGTGGTCGGCACCTGTGCCGCGGATATCATCGGTGAAGACCTGGAGGCGGTCTGCAGAAGTCTTGAAGGCAAGATCAGCGCAAAATTGGTTCCGGTGATGGCCGGCGGATTCAGGGGCGATGCCTATAACGGTATCAATCTGGGGTTGGAAACCATCCTGAAACTCATGGACAAAGAGCCGCCTGATTATTCGGAATGCGATAGTGAAGGAAAGAAGGTCATTAATTTTCTTGTACCCCAGGGCAGCCTTAATCCGACCTGGTGGGCGGATGCCCAGTGGCTCAAAAAAATCGTTCAGCGTTTAGGAGGGGCCGCCGGCACTGTTTTACCCAGAAAGGCAACACTCAGTGAAGTTCGAAATTTTGGCTCAACAGGGGTCAATATTCTCTTGAATCATGATGTGGGGTTTGATTTTGCCCGGCAGCTAAGGCTTCGGGGTGCGGCAACGATATTTGATGATATGCCCCTGCCCGTTGGTATTGAAAATACAAAAAAGTTTTTATTACGCCTTGGAGGGTATCTCGGCAATGTTGAAGAGGCCCGGGCAATCATCGACAATGGGGAAAAAATGGTCGTTGACCTTCTGCGAAAGCGGGGCTTAATGATTATTCCCCGGTACCGCAATTGCAAAATAGCTGTCAGTGCTGATTTCACCATTGGCGTCCCCCTTGTCCGTACGCTTTTTAAAGAGCTGGAAATGATACCTGAGTTGTTGTTGTTCAGGGGTGATTCGAAACATGGCCGCGCATTACTCGAAAGAGAGTTAAATGATCTGGGTATCAGCCCAAAAGTTGTATTTAATGCTGATGGCTGGAAAATCAAAGAAGCACTGAAATCCGTAGAAGTGGATGCTGTTTTGGGATCGTCATGGGAGAAATACATTGCTGAAGAGTTAGGCATTCAGTTTACGTTTGATCTTTTTTATCCGACGAACCGGGACATCTATATTGACCGCGAGTTCTTCGGCTACACCGGTTTTTTAAACATATTGGAAATTATTGCCAACGACTGGGAACACGGACTCAGATCAAAGCATATCGCCTGGGAACGATATGCATCATAAGTAAATATATATCCATTTTATAGGAGTTAAAATATGAAAATAGCGGCATATGTAAACGGAGTTAATCACATATCGAATTTTTATGAAGAAGGAAAGGTCGTTCTGTTTGATAATTGTACCGGAAGCTGGGCCCTTGATAAGGAAGAAAAAATAAAGCTGGATTATGATATGGGTGTCGCTGCGATCCGGAACAAGCTTAGAAAATTGGTAAAAAATCTTGACGGGTGCAAGATCTTTGTGGCCGGAGCAACCCGGGGAGTTCCATACGCAATACTTGAAGGCATGGGATTTAATATCTGGAAATCATCCGGAGATGTTACACAGTATCTTGATTATATAGAGGAAAAGGAACAGGAGGAAAAAGAGAGAAAGAATAAGCCTCCGGTAGAACCCTTCGTTATCGGTGATATCAGGGACTGTATTTTTGAAATTGATTTAAGGGTTGTTCTTGAAGCACATGCAGGCCTGACATCAAAGAGCGTATTGATCCCTTTTTTTAGAAAAACGTCCTTTAATAAACTGACGGTTTATTGTGACCATCTGCCCCCGTGGTTTGAACACCAACTGGGAGGATTTAAATTAGCCGCAGAGACCCAAGAATTTGAAGACTATGTAAAAGTGACGATTGTACCAAATGACTGACAAATAAAAAACAAGAGATCAATCATGAAAAATATAGCTTCAATATTTAATTATGCCCTCAATCAGGATACCTCACAGTTATTTATTCCGGAAATACAGGAACTCTCTTTTCATTCAAAACGCCAGGGCGGAGTTAATATTCTTCCTTTTCTGAGGCAGAACGAAACATCTGATTATTCTTCCCTTTTATTCGATCCCTGGCGGTCCTATGTTATGCTGGACGGATATATCAGCACTGTTTACCAGGAGTTGGGCCCATGTACAAGCTATGAAAAATACAGGGCTCTGCCTAAAAACAACAGGATGGAAAAATTATTTTCAGAGGTATACCGAATTTTACGCGTATATCATATGGCTTTTATTCATGAAAAAGGGATAATCGAACGCGAATCAACAATGTTGTGGCACGTTGATATGGTTACAAATCCGACTGTTTATTCTTTTCGTATAACGGATATCGGATTAAACTTGCTCAGTTCTTTTGTTTCCTACTATTTTTATTCTGTTAACAGCATTGAGCCGGAGACATACATTGAAGCCATATTGGCATCAATGTATAGCGACATCATTGATCAACTCGTTGATTTCCATGATGAAGATGCAGACCTGCGTCTTTTTCATTCTCCGATATACTTAAACCGGCATTTTCGGTATGCCAACGGAAACGCAACATTTACACAGGAGGATGGAATTTTATATTTCGAAAAAGACGAAATCTATAATGATTGTGGGCGGTTTCCAATTGATTTCTATTTTTATTATGGAAATGATCTGTATATTGTCCCCAACGAGGTCATGGACAGTAATAAGATATCTATAAATGATATCCCGAAATGGAAGGCCCGGGTGGATAAAGGGAGATACAAATGAAGACTGCTGACAAACTGTCAAGACCATACCGTCTGATATTTGCCTATGGTTTATATATGAATGCCAAC
Above is a window of uncultured Desulfobacter sp. DNA encoding:
- the anfO gene encoding Fe-only nitrogenase accessory protein AnfO, with protein sequence MKIAAYVNGVNHISNFYEEGKVVLFDNCTGSWALDKEEKIKLDYDMGVAAIRNKLRKLVKNLDGCKIFVAGATRGVPYAILEGMGFNIWKSSGDVTQYLDYIEEKEQEEKERKNKPPVEPFVIGDIRDCIFEIDLRVVLEAHAGLTSKSVLIPFFRKTSFNKLTVYCDHLPPWFEHQLGGFKLAAETQEFEDYVKVTIVPND
- the vnfD gene encoding nitrogenase vanadium-iron protein, alpha chain, which gives rise to MPLIKFECDASIPEREKHCYIKKPGEDTTQYLPLSNIATIPGSLSERGCSYCGAKLVIGGVVKDAIQMIHGPVGCAYDTWHTKRYPSDNDNFQLKYVWSTGLKEKDVIFGAEKILRKSINEAFDEMPDVKRMFLYTTCTTALIGDDPKAVAAEVMAARPDVDIFVVECPGFAGVSQSKGHHVLNIGWMKDKVGTYEPKITSEYTLNFIGDYNIQNDTLLLTEYLEKMGIQVIAHFTGNTNYDDLCGMHRAKLNVVNCARSAGYIANELKKKYGIPRLDIDAWGFDYTAEGLRKIGAFFGLEKEAEEIIAEESAKWRPKLDWYKEKLTGKKMCIWTGGPRLWHWTRAVEDDLGIEVVAMSSKFGHQEDFEKVIARGRVGTVYIDDANELEFFEVIDMVKPDIIFTGPRVGDLVKKLHIPYINGHAYHNGPYMGFEGFVNMARDIYNATTSPIWELAGQDIRDLSYGNNATEDIVELPSAEAS
- a CDS encoding sigma 54-interacting transcriptional regulator — protein: MIAAKAKMNDREVFHEHLNGQYSMCRAELLPMLFEMGKTITNCDNLQKTTSLLLKIMKGHFNVECGILTLYHQKTGTIFVHESLGLTEEEKARGVYNIGEGITGKVVETEQPIIVPKIREEPNFLGRTHCRENEELDYSFICIPILREKKVLGTLSIEKEYTNNTLLQQDVELLLFIATVIAQAVDLYLLETEEKDYWEKENQRLQEALKKKFHPSNIIGNSPPMREVYSMIEKIAKTKMTVLILGESGVGKELVANAIHYNSICANGPFVKFNCAALPENIVESELFGHEKGAFTGADSQRKGRFEEANDGTIFLDEVGELTLSIQAKLLRVLQEKTFERIGGNKAIKVNIRIIAATNQDLPMMVKKGTFRQDLFYRLNVFPIRIPSLKERGSDIISLCDHFVLKYANENQKQIKRISTPALQMLMTYSWPGNIRELENIISRAVILCEDEVIHGYDLPPSLQDATLSGTTERTGLESKIEAVEYEFIIEALKRTNGNITNAAEDLGMSRRMLGLRIQKYNINYKQFRNKQFRINSLPLNL
- a CDS encoding nitrogenase component 1, with translation MLHELKFQNCENSKDPLTSCALEGVALVLAGINDVGVVIHSPQGCSATVANAYDMHEIDFTMRKVGCSRLFESDIIMGASEKLKKLIIEADAAYSTEVLFVVGTCAADIIGEDLEAVCRSLEGKISAKLVPVMAGGFRGDAYNGINLGLETILKLMDKEPPDYSECDSEGKKVINFLVPQGSLNPTWWADAQWLKKIVQRLGGAAGTVLPRKATLSEVRNFGSTGVNILLNHDVGFDFARQLRLRGAATIFDDMPLPVGIENTKKFLLRLGGYLGNVEEARAIIDNGEKMVVDLLRKRGLMIIPRYRNCKIAVSADFTIGVPLVRTLFKELEMIPELLLFRGDSKHGRALLERELNDLGISPKVVFNADGWKIKEALKSVEVDAVLGSSWEKYIAEELGIQFTFDLFYPTNRDIYIDREFFGYTGFLNILEIIANDWEHGLRSKHIAWERYAS
- a CDS encoding Fe-only/vanadium nitrogenase subunit delta, translated to MMKDKIEEVVNYIQERCLWQFVSRSWDREENIQGIMEMAVSLFNDEKVVLETDYDRCWFADAKIFISDVKRLFSWSKDLTKEESKALFTGVKDRMLEITVEKSRNEELNVPYY
- a CDS encoding nitrogenase component 1; translated protein: MNNTDEKTDIKISDRIVFLGKLSELYDLSKKGEIATKLQGSHTRACKFWTAMKILSGVKNSIVITHGPSGCAYGVKQAYKLTNCRNSGSLYEPVLSTGMDQAKVIYGGEKELKTALFEVEAKYSPDVIFVATSCAAGIIGDNVDDIIEKMRSKINAEILPIHCEGFAGEYRSGFDLVFRELVKFMDPPDSDMKEELSRSVNIVGSKMGPERTEIDTDVKELIRLLTDMGAQINAVIAGNCSLEELKRAPSVAVNCTLCLDIGYAIGMAMLDEFGTPLNSTILPYGIAATVKWLEGCSKALELEEECRHLIDREYAAIKDDFQHLKKYLEGKTAIIEGHDAIKSLAIAHMLEMDLGMQAVIYNFHPWSTEARETSIDYLLETGFDPQILITKGTLSFGKYESMQQTEEELLSFIGNLDKNSTVYFGSSLSFPCIPVVDLNAILNRPRFGFRGALKVAQCIKTALEYSFRPRSELMKEIVFPKKGGLGSAQSLTPKLSSEVPDCTMYARGGKRGRLCCMN
- the nifH gene encoding nitrogenase iron protein, producing MTRKVAFYGKGGIGKSTTQQNTAAAMAYFYDSKIFIHGCDPKADSNRLILGGMHQKTLMDTLRDEGEDKVTVENVVQTGYGNIRCVESGGPEPGVGCAGRGVITAINLMEEVGAYTPDLDFVFFDVLGDVVCGGFAMPIRDGKAEEVYIVASGEMMAVYAANNICKGLLKYAEQSGVRLGGIICNSRKVDNELELMNEFTEALGTQLIHFVPRDNIVQKAEFNKKTVIEYDDSCNQATEYKELARKIIENENLIIPTPLAMDELEHMVAKYGLMS
- a CDS encoding nitrogenase component 1 is translated as MGCSVEERKRTGIINPVFTCQPAGAQYVGIGIKDCISLVHGGQGCCMFVRLLFAQHFKENFDIGSSSVHEDAAVFGAIKRVEEGVDALIKRYPHVRVIPIISTCSTEIIGDDIDGLVTKLKRTYPDSNVHFIPVHAPSFVGSQISGYDVATKAVFQHIAEKGEAGDKINVITGWFNPGDLKEIKHYFKEMAVDATFFFDIETFDSPMMPDKSSFSHGNTTVEDIKDSANAKATITMARYEGMRTGQFLEDKFDVPHSPVPMPIGIKNTDCLLGEISKLSGQPIPQSLVEERGRALDALADLAHMFFANKKVAIYGSADMVLGLAQFCIEVELQPVFLMIGDENSKYGNDPRIAELQNMSLDYNIEIITNSDLWELEKRLKNNSLDLDLIMGHSKGRWVAIDNNIPMVRVGFPTFDRAGLYRHPIVGYAGAVFLGETIANTIFTDMEYKKDREWLLNVW